A region from the Bradyrhizobium erythrophlei genome encodes:
- a CDS encoding D-glycero-alpha-D-manno-heptose-1,7-bisphosphate 7-phosphatase: protein MRAIFLDRDGVLNRPVIREGKSYPPARVEDVEVYAGLHERLQRLKERGFVLIVVTNQPDVARGTTPRETVEGINGLIAREIPAIDRFMVCFHDNNDGCDCRKPRPGMLIAGAAEYDVDLERSYMVGDRRSDIEAGIAAGSRTIFIDRAYREPPPTQYDYRVSSTLEALTIIESESEHEKS, encoded by the coding sequence ATGAGGGCGATCTTTCTTGATCGTGACGGCGTGCTGAATCGTCCGGTGATTCGCGAGGGTAAGTCTTACCCTCCAGCGCGGGTTGAGGATGTCGAGGTCTATGCAGGGCTGCACGAACGACTTCAGCGTCTGAAAGAGCGTGGGTTCGTCCTGATCGTCGTCACTAACCAGCCCGATGTGGCGCGCGGTACGACGCCTAGGGAAACAGTTGAAGGCATCAACGGCCTGATTGCGCGCGAGATTCCGGCGATCGATCGCTTCATGGTTTGTTTCCACGACAACAATGACGGCTGTGATTGCAGGAAACCACGGCCGGGAATGCTAATCGCGGGCGCCGCCGAGTACGATGTCGATCTGGAGCGCAGCTACATGGTTGGCGACCGGCGCAGTGATATCGAGGCAGGTATCGCCGCGGGCAGTCGGACGATCTTCATCGACCGTGCCTACCGAGAACCGCCGCCCACCCAATACGACTACAGAGTTTCTTCGACACTTGAAGCTCTGACAATCATAGAGAGCGAGAGCGAACATGAAAAAAGTTGA